In a single window of the Acipenser ruthenus chromosome 8, fAciRut3.2 maternal haplotype, whole genome shotgun sequence genome:
- the LOC131737754 gene encoding E3 SUMO-protein ligase KIAA1586-like, whose protein sequence is MSGLGGSKRTRQETLIQYFGNSSKKQKIVCCTAEAEPTVEPEPTAVEEKSAEKQPWPNIWSSEVWEEKKQLYTFLDCADGNLGCRVCRRVSALSVLKSQGVSLSSEWKNYSVGYNGKTREQQLRSLRKKIAEHKKSSAHNKATALLQQNTEDIIGKCVDSAKRRDHETTCKIFSTAYYLAKQNRPYSDHQALLELQEINGVNVGTGLHSRYSATQIINHVSDEMVKKACERIIHIDGKIAVLIDESTALNGSPALIVHLKCETDKTRDPHFMFLELVELFDQSAESIVLALTKCLQKHGFDHAYLQKNLVAFASDGASVMLGKKSGVAKRISDMYPNIVVWHCLNHRLELAVADSVSETTGMNHFHSFMDKLYSVYSRSALNQQELRNCAKELDAVLRKIGRVLDVRWVSSSFRTVSAVWESFEVLSTHFKAAVSSKRTSAERATYSGLLKRLCSPEFLIDLGVMYDALYELSLLSEILQKRTTTLVYADKMARRTVRIFESMNENVGTKTLEAQIAAMEGTFKSTVLTSNPKHVKINHKQFLTKLANHMKERLFTTTASNEKASSEVNCQKYESLLSELLVLDPHHWPAELPQGYGENEVERLCRRFQLNERIIKNAFRDFKENNGRIPDDLAPLINCTRVIPCSTAECERGFSQMNLIITDQRSKILIKHASALMFIKLHGPPLRQWNPSPYVTTWLRHNHRSADDSRTRVAAPISSDSPDALWQFL, encoded by the exons ATGTCTGGTCTCGGAGGTAGTAAACGAACTCGTCAAGAGACTTTGATACAATATTTTGGCAATAGtagtaaaaaacagaagatcgtttgttgtacggcagaagcagaacctacagtggaaccagaacctacagcagttgaagaaaaaagCGCGGAGAAACAGCCATGGCCAAACATCTGGAGTTCTGAGGTatgggaagaaaagaaacaactttacactttccttgactgtgcggatggtaatctgggctgtcgtgtttgtagacgtgtttctgcgctgtcagttttgaaaagtcagggtgtttctctgtcttctgagtggaaaaattacagtgttgggtacaatggaaaaactcgagagcaacagctacgatctttgagaaaaaagatagctgaacacaagaaatccagcgctcataacaaggccactgcattgttacagcagaacacagaggacattattgggaaatgtgttgacagtgcaaaaaggcgagatcacgaaactacctgtaaaatattttctactgcttactaccttgcaaaacaaaatcgaccctattctgatcatcaggccttactggaactgcaagaaataaatggtgttaatgtgggaactggtcttcattccagatacagcgccactcaaattatcaaccacgtttctgatgaaatggtcaaaaaggcctgtgagagaataatacacatcgatggaaaaattgctgtgttaattgatgaatcaacagctctgaatggttccccagcacttattgtgcatctcaaatgCGAGACAGACAAGACACGTGACCCTCACTTCATGTTTTTGGAGTTAGTTGAACTTTTTGATCAGTCAGCTGAGTCCATAGTGTTAGCGCTTACTAAGTGTCTTCAAAAACACGGGTTTGACCATGCATACTTACAGAAGAATCTTGTTGCATTTGCAAGTGACGGTGCAAGTGTAATGCTTGGGAAAAAATCTGGTGTGGCAAAACGAATTTCAGACATGTACCCCAACATTGTTGTCTGGCACTGTCTAAATCACAGACTCGAACTTGCAGTTGCCGATAGTGTTTCTGAGACTACTGGCATGAACCATTTTCATTCTTTCATGGACAAGCTATACTCAGTCTACAGTAGATCAGCACTAAATCAGCAAGAACTCCGAAATTGTGCGAAGGAACTGGATGCTGTCTTGAGGAAAATTGGTCGTGTACTGGATGTGAGATGGGTTTCCAGTTCGTTCAGGACTGTCTCCGCTGTGTGGGAAAGTTTTGAAGTTCTGTCGACTCATTTTAAAGCTGCCGTAAGCTCTAAGCGGACTTCTGCTGAAAGAGCGACATACAGCGGTCTACTGAAAAGGCTGTGCTCGCCAGAATTTCTCATTGACCTCGGAGTTATGTACGATGCCTTATACGAACTTTcactgctgtcagagattctccagAAACGGACTACTACATTGGTTTATGCAGATAAAATGGCACGTAGAACAGTAAGGATTTTTGAATCCATGAATGAGAATGTAGGTACAAAGACTCTTGAAGCGCAGATAGCTGCCATGGAAGGaacatttaaatctacagtgctgacgtcgaatcccaaacatgtaaaaataaatcataaacaattccttaccaaactcgccaatcatatgaaagaacgactttttacaaccactgcatcaaatgagaag GCTTCTTCCGAGGTGAATTGCCAAAAATATGAAAGTCTTCTTTCTGAGCTCTTGGTCCTGGATCCACACCACTGGCCTGCAGAACTACCCCAGGGTTATGGCGAAAATGAAGTTGAAAGATTGTGTCGGCGCTTTCAGCTAAATGAACGTattatcaaaaatgcatttcGAGATTTTAAGGAGAACAACGGAAGAATTCCAGATGATTTAGCTCCACTTATTAACTGCACACGTGTGATCCCGTGCAGTACTGCTGAATGTGAAAGGGGATTCAGCCAAATGAACTTAATTATAACTGATCAGCGTTCCAAAATTTTAATCAAACATGCTTCAGCCTTAATGTTTATCAAGCTTCATGGACCCCCTTTGAGACAGTGGAATCCAAGCCCTTATGTGACCACTTGGTTGCGACACAATCATCGATCCGCAGATGACAGCCGTACACGGGTGGCAGCTCCAATTTCCAGCGACTCCCCTGACGCTCTGTGGCAGTTCCTATAG